A window of Micromonospora sp. WMMC415 genomic DNA:
CTCGCTTGCCGGACCCGCGCCATCTGGCAGTGCTGATCACGTCCCGGCGTTGTCGGGGCCGCTTGCCACCCTCTCCGGCACCTCCCGGATCAGGCTGCCCCCAGCTTCACCACCCTGCTGCGACAGGGCGGCGGTGGCGGTCTCTCACCTCCACTCGATCAATCAGCGCCTCACGGCGCACGCGTTCCACGACCCAGCGGCGGGGTTGGACCGCGAAGCCGCGCTGGTCGGCGGGTTTGCGGACGATCTCGAGCGTGGTGCGCAGGGTGTCGCGGGTCCAGTCGACCAAGCGGCCGGTGAAGCCTTGGTCGGCGAAGACATGCCGAATTGGGGTGGTCATGTAGGCGCTGAGCAGGGCGGTCTTGGCACCGTCGCGGTCCTGCCAGCTCGCAGCGAGTACCGTCACGGTGACCAGCAGACCCAGGGTGTCGGTGATGACGAACCGCTTGCGGCCATTGATCTTCTTGCCCGCGTCATAGCCTCGACTGCCCCGGCCGACGGTGTCGGCGCCCTTCACCGTCTGCGAGTCGATAATGCCCGCCGTCGGTTCCGGCTGCCGGCCCTGCTGCACCCGCGCCTTGGACCCGCAGCGTGGCCAGCAGTTTCTCCGTCACCCAGCTTCTTCCCAGCGGGTGAGTACCAGTAGACCGTCTGCCATGGTGGCAAGTCAGCGGGCAGGTAGCGCCACGGACATCCGGACCGCACCACGTACAAGATCGCGTTGACGGTCTCCCGCCGTGGGTGCTTCTCCCGGCGGCCGTCCGTGTTCGGCTCTGGCAACAGCGGCTCGATCAGCGCCCACTGGGCTCCCGTCAGGTCAGAGGGGTAGCCACGGCGAGCAGACACCGCGCC
This region includes:
- a CDS encoding transposase, with protein sequence MQQGRQPEPTAGIIDSQTVKGADTVGRGSRGYDAGKKINGRKRFVITDTLGLLVTVTVLAASWQDRDGAKTALLSAYMTTPIRHVFADQGFTGRLVDWTRDTLRTTLEIVRKPADQRGFAVQPRRWVVERVRREALIDRVEVRDRHRRPVAAGW
- a CDS encoding transposase, whose translation is MSARRGYPSDLTGAQWALIEPLLPEPNTDGRREKHPRRETVNAILYVVRSGCPWRYLPADLPPWQTVYWYSPAGKKLGDGETAGHAAGPRRGCSRAGSRNRRRALSTRRR